From Diospyros lotus cultivar Yz01 chromosome 4, ASM1463336v1, whole genome shotgun sequence, a single genomic window includes:
- the LOC127799119 gene encoding stemmadenine O-acetyltransferase-like — protein MEVTVTKREVIKPSSPTPDHLRHLKLSFLDQLSPQIYMTRFLFYPFNPGHIKTNNHQERCDNLKKSLSETLSRFYPLAGRIKSNLFVDCNDEGAEYLETRVKCQLSDVLQNPNLLELNKLAPFDPTSTVYVQLCLHSMLSDSLPFQCLLSRLHFSGDVPLGVQVNSFECGGMAIGICTSHTIGDGFSFVMFINSWAAANNGEKDLVSPQFECAKLFPPMNIPSDNRGVGIIKEKPVAKRFVFAAPAMAALKEKYGGTKGLENQPWPSRVEAVSAFIWSRFVAATQEPDSNKSYIVHQSVNLRWRTSPPLPETYFGNLSRTAVAILRGEEGGSGLISKMRDSIRSMNNDYVKQFEDGGDYLNLIYEFAGRLARRELFPFYFTSTSKFPVYEADFGWGKPAWAGLGSQAFKNLAILMSTKSGDGIEAWVNLEEHDMAKFERDEELLFFASPTSSSA, from the exons ATGGAGGTTACGGTAACCAAAAGAGAAGTCATCAAGCCATCTTCCCCAACCCCTGACCATCTTCGACATCTgaaactctcttttcttgaCCAGCTTTCCCCTCAAATTTACATGACTCGATTTCTTTTCTATCCTTTTAACCCTGGTCATATCAAAACCAACAATCATCAAGAACGATGTGACAACCTAAAAAAGTCCCTCTCTGAAACCTTAAGTCGATTCTATCCTCTTGCTGGGCGCATTAAAAGCAATCTCTTTGTTGACTGCAACGATGAGGGGGCTGAGTACCTAGAAACTCGAGTTAAATGCCAGCTCTCAGATGTTCTTCAGAACCCTAACTTACTCGAACTCAACAAACTAGCCCCATTCGACCCAACCAGTACAG TATACGTCCAGCTGTGTCTGCATTCAATGCTATCCGATTCATTACCATTTCAATGTCTTCTCTCTCGGCTTCACTTTTCAGGCGATGTTCCCCTCGGCGTCCAAGTCAACAGCTTCGAATGCGGCGGCATGGCCATTGGCATATGCACATCACACACAATCGGGGATGGTTTCTCATTTGTGATGTTCATCAACAGCTGGGCTGCAGCCAACAATGGAGAGAAAGATTTAGTTTCTCCCCAGTTTGAATGCGCCAAGCTTTTCCCACCCATGAACATCCCCAGTGACAACAGAGGAGTTGGGATCATAAAAGAGAAACCTGTGGCGAAAAGGTTTGTTTTCGCCGCCCCAGCCATGGCTGCTCTCAAAGAGAAATATGGCGGCACGAAAGGCCTCGAGAACCAGCCATGGCCAAGCAGAGTGGAGGCTGTTTCGGCCTTCATTTGGAGCAGATTTGTGGCAGCCACACAAGAACCCGATTCGAATAAGTCTTACATCGTGCACCAGTCAGTGAACCTCCGGTGGAGGACCAGCCCCCCATTGCCGGAGACTTACTTTGGCAATCTGAGCCGAACGGCGGTTGCAATACTGCGCGGCGAGGAAGGAGGCAGTGGTCTCATCAGCAAGATGAGGGACTCGATAAGATCGATGAACAATGACTATGTGAAACAGTTCGAAGACGGTGGCGATTACTTGAACTTGATCTATGAGTTCGCCGGGAGGTTAGCACGGCGAGAGCTGTTCCCCTTCTACTTCACCAGCACCAGCAAGTTTCCGGTCTACGAGGCGGATTTCGGGTGGGGAAAGCCGGCGTGGGCGGGCTTGGGGTCTCAGGCGTTCAAGAATCTGGCTATTCTGATGAGCACCAAATCAGGCGACGGCATAGAGGCTTGGGTTAACCTGGAGGAGCATGACATGGCCAAGTTTGAACGAGATGAAGAGCTGCTTTTCTTTGCTTCCCCAACCTCCTCAAGTGCTTAG